The window tctcctcgtaggacatacctcttagctctgggactagtcttgttgcaaacctttgcactttctctagtttcttcacgtgcttggctaggtgtgggttccaaactggtgccgcatactccaatatgggcctaacgtacatgatgtacagggtcctgaatgattccttattaagatgtcggaatgctgttctgaggtttgctaggcgcccatatgctgcagcagttatttggttgatgtgcgcttcaggagatgtgcctggtgttatactcaccccaagatctttttccttgagtgacgtttgtagtctctgaccccctagactgtactccgtctgcggccttctttgcccttccccaatcttcatgactttgcacttggtgggattgaactccaggagccaattgctggaccaggtctgcagcctgtccagatccctttgtagttctgcctggtcttcgatcgagtgaattcttctcatcaacttcacgtcatctgcaaacagggacacctcagagtctattccttccgtcatgtcgttcacaaataccagaaacagcactggtgtgtgtgtgtgtgtgtgtgtgtgtgtgtgtgtgtgtgtactcacctagttgaggttgcaggggtcgagtccgagctcctggcttgtgtgtgtgtgtgagtgtgtgtgtgtgtgtgtgtgtgtgtgctcaataTATCAGAACCTCGATGATTCTCAATAACATTTATCCGCATCTTGTCGTATCCTTGGCTTTCTTTCCACATTATGCTGTTCACACTAACTGTAGTTATAACTCTCTTTTACTTTAACCCAACTTGTCACGAAACATTATTAACATTCTGCAACTTGTTCTATGTGTAAGGAAGGGAATAAAATATTGCGAGTAATTATTCTTCTTAACATATATGGAAAATACTATCAAGGCAATTGTAGTCCACTCATCTATAACCTCAAAACTTATTAAAGCAATTTAATGTGCATTAAtttacgaatatatatatatatatatatatatatatatatatatatatatatatatatatatatatatatatatatatatatatatatatatatatatattaattgaaCTGTAAAAATATGCTTTGTAACTTCCTCAGAAGATAATTCTGATATATTTCCAATTCGTTAGAGTTTTTTTTCAGCAGTGAGACTGATGTCAGGttagataaatgattcagaagTATAACCTCTGGCTTCTTAGTTCAGTGATTTTCTGTTGAGACagttttttatgaaaaaaaaatataaattctcAGTTATTTATCCTTGATAAAACTTGAAAAGGATCAAATAAGTATACTTGATATGTTTGCTCtatttatttaaggttttaatCAAGATTGATAGTAGGAATACAGTACTAAGTGTTGATATATACAGATGTTCAGCCGTAGTATCCGTAGCCTCCATATCCTCCCCTGAAGCCTCCAAAGCCACCATAGCCACCATAGCCTCCATAACCACCGTAGCCTCCGTAGCCCAGACCACCTAAGAAACCGGGATCAGCTTCAGGCTTAGCGACGGCCTTAGGGCTGGCATCAGCGCTCCTTTTCCCCCGATAAAATCCATAGGGAGAATAACCAACACCATAGCCTCCGTAGCCTCCATAGCCTCCATAGCCTCCAAAACCTCCGTAGCCTCCGTAGCCCAGACCTAAGAAACCGGGATCAGCTTCAGGCTTAGCGACGGCCTTAGGGCTGGCATCAGCGCTCCTTTTTCCCCGATAAAATCCATAGGGAGAATAACCACCATAGCCACCGTAGCCTCCGTAGCCTCCGTAGCCACCAAAGCCTCCAAAGCCTCCGAAACCTCCTAAGTAACCAGGCTCGGCATCTGGGGAAGGTGCAGCGCTGGTGGCAGCCAAGCAGAAGGCAGCCAGGACGACAGCAGTGACCTGTTGAATTAAAGTAGTTGTTAACTTAATTTCTTATGATCTAGAGCTTCAAAACACTTATATTTTAAACTAAGGGCATAAGAGATACCTCTCCAAGTTCGTCAAGGCTCTGGTAAACTTAAGAGAATAAGAGAATACGTGGAACCTCACCAAATTCTCCATTGTTCTGGTGGTTCTCAGCGTCGACTGTGGTCAGACAGACAATTCCTCTGCTAGCTTCCGCATTGGACAGACGTACCTGCTCCCGGTTGGCTGTATGCTTTGCTTGCTCCTGATTGGCTGCATGCTTTGCTTGCTCCTGATTGGCTGCCTTTCGATCCACTTGCTGGAAGAAGCTTTTGGTGTGTTTGTTAAGGAAAAATAGCATTGATTTTCTTGTTTTAAGAAGACATTGCCTGATTGGTTGATTTCTGGAAACTCTTCATCTTGGCTCCAGGACTTGGTGCGTCGCTGGCTGCCTGCCCCAGGGCAGACCGTTGGCCTCTGCACTCTTGCAGCTGGGTGAAGTCTTCCCACCTCAACCTGTTGGATGTTACCTGCTGGTATATTGTTCAAGAGCATCACGACCACACCTATGCACTCTGTGTATGTGTAATCCTTGCATACCGACAT of the Cherax quadricarinatus isolate ZL_2023a chromosome 79, ASM3850222v1, whole genome shotgun sequence genome contains:
- the LOC128702788 gene encoding glycine-rich protein-like, with the translated sequence MENLVTAVVLAAFCLAATSAAPSPDAEPGYLGGFGGFGGFGGYGGYGGYGGYGGYSPYGFYRGKRSADASPKAVAKPEADPGFLGLGYGGYGGFGGYGGYGGYGGYGVGYSPYGFYRGKRSADASPKAVAKPEADPGFLGGLGYGGYGGYGGYGGYGGFGGFRGGYGGYGYYG